A genomic window from Thiomonas arsenitoxydans includes:
- the waaC gene encoding lipopolysaccharide heptosyltransferase I produces MTTVLNPSTPPLRVLIVKTSSMGDVVHALPVVHDILAAHPGAKIDWLVEEAYADIVRAHSGVRRVIPLALRRWRKQFWRPEIRQEWREWKAGLRAETYDAVIDLQGLVKSALIARLARGPLYGLSWGNAREALAPLFYAHRQKTDLHRTEAAVPRYRALVAWALRYAPQGKPQYGLSLQAERPAWLAGDAPYALLLSATAKDRKLWEEARWVALGRALAAQGRIGVFAWGNAAERARAERLAESVNAAASDVTMTRACVAPAAFGLAEWMRVLRAASVVVGVDTGLLYLAAAVGTPAVAVYTGSSPHSVDFESAGPWRSLGDTGQQPAVDEVLNATRDVLAAAANRRSPA; encoded by the coding sequence TTGACCACGGTATTGAATCCGTCCACACCGCCCTTGCGCGTGCTGATCGTCAAGACCAGCTCGATGGGCGATGTGGTGCACGCGCTGCCGGTGGTGCACGACATCCTGGCCGCGCATCCGGGGGCGAAAATCGACTGGCTGGTCGAGGAGGCCTACGCCGACATCGTGCGCGCCCATTCCGGGGTCAGGCGAGTGATTCCGCTGGCGCTGCGGCGCTGGCGCAAGCAGTTCTGGCGCCCAGAAATTCGGCAGGAATGGCGGGAGTGGAAGGCTGGTTTGCGCGCCGAGACCTATGACGCCGTGATCGATTTGCAAGGGCTGGTGAAAAGCGCCCTCATCGCCCGGCTGGCGCGCGGGCCGCTCTATGGCCTGTCGTGGGGCAACGCACGCGAGGCGCTCGCGCCCTTGTTCTACGCCCATCGTCAGAAGACCGACTTGCATCGCACCGAGGCTGCTGTGCCGCGCTACCGGGCGCTGGTCGCCTGGGCCTTGCGCTATGCCCCGCAGGGCAAGCCGCAATACGGCCTGAGCCTGCAGGCCGAGCGCCCCGCATGGCTGGCTGGCGATGCACCCTATGCCTTGCTGCTAAGCGCCACCGCCAAAGACCGCAAGCTGTGGGAGGAAGCGCGCTGGGTCGCTCTGGGTCGAGCGCTTGCGGCGCAAGGTCGGATCGGGGTGTTCGCCTGGGGCAATGCAGCCGAGCGTGCCCGCGCTGAGCGTCTGGCCGAGTCGGTGAATGCCGCAGCGTCCGACGTCACGATGACACGCGCTTGCGTTGCCCCCGCTGCCTTCGGCCTAGCCGAATGGATGCGGGTGTTGCGTGCGGCCAGCGTGGTGGTTGGAGTCGATACCGGTCTGCTCTATCTCGCTGCCGCAGTGGGCACGCCCGCGGTGGCTGTTTACACCGGCTCGTCGCCGCATAGTGTGGATTTCGAGTCGGCGGGGCCCTGGCGCAGTCTGGGTGACACCGGCCAGCAGCCTGCTGTGGACGAGGTGCTGAATGCCACGCGGGACGTGCTGGCAGCGGCTGCGAATCGCCGCTCCCCGGCATGA